A stretch of the Cellulomonas sp. WB94 genome encodes the following:
- a CDS encoding EAL domain-containing protein: MPFRPAFAAPASASVEWIAADTAPRAPSSAATWRTRLGRQPIVTSAGRTIGYEFLYRAPSRRPVRVDRWTPARQDGATAAVLDCVFGGSGVASVAADHLAFVNVTRSYLVGELSLPLDPARLVLEIVESVRADPAVLAGVKALRARGYRIAIDDFAGLDDQVALLPHADYVKLDIRDLARQGTALIRLAARFGAVLVAERVEDDATLDRCAAAGFTLFQGNIVQPTMVFERAPAVPSPRTR; the protein is encoded by the coding sequence GTGCCGTTCCGCCCTGCCTTCGCCGCCCCCGCGTCCGCGTCCGTCGAGTGGATCGCCGCCGACACGGCGCCGCGCGCGCCCAGCTCAGCCGCGACCTGGCGCACCCGGCTCGGTCGGCAACCGATCGTCACATCGGCCGGCCGGACCATCGGCTACGAGTTCCTCTACCGCGCGCCGTCCCGTCGGCCCGTACGGGTCGACCGCTGGACGCCCGCGCGGCAGGACGGAGCGACTGCGGCGGTGCTCGACTGCGTGTTCGGCGGTTCCGGCGTCGCGAGCGTCGCCGCCGACCACCTGGCGTTCGTCAACGTGACCCGCTCGTACCTGGTCGGCGAGCTGTCGCTGCCGCTCGACCCGGCGCGCCTCGTCCTGGAGATCGTCGAGTCCGTCCGGGCCGACCCCGCGGTCCTCGCGGGCGTGAAGGCCCTGCGGGCTCGCGGGTACCGGATCGCCATCGACGACTTCGCCGGGCTCGACGACCAGGTCGCCCTGCTCCCCCACGCTGACTACGTGAAGCTCGACATCCGCGACCTCGCCCGGCAGGGGACTGCGCTGATCCGGCTCGCCGCACGGTTCGGTGCTGTCCTGGTGGCAGAGCGCGTCGAGGACGACGCGACTCTCGACAGGTGCGCCGCCGCCGGCTTCACGCTGTTCCAGGGCAACATCGTCCAGCCGACGATGGTGTTCGAGCGCGCCCCCGCCGTCCCCTCACCGCGAACGCGCTGA
- a CDS encoding EAL domain-containing protein: MTDESWWEPETQLAAAVDAAIPDCAQREWDQHVAHEPVLIGRQGIFTNRLRPFAYQLSYRSPTLEPLVSGSWSEFQHERATAHVLRSTFGRTNFEDVSQGRWLFVRFPRAYLMGELPIPERPDRLVIEVAEHVEIDHQLIGSLRNLRDRGFRIAVPGFVSRPSQRLLLPHADFVKIDVRDLDVEGRPVVELARSYGALLIAEFVEHSWLLEHSCDLGFDLLQGNLLEPPTVLDRSAARIARRVA, encoded by the coding sequence ATGACTGACGAGTCCTGGTGGGAGCCCGAGACGCAGCTTGCCGCTGCCGTCGATGCGGCGATCCCGGACTGCGCGCAGCGCGAGTGGGACCAGCACGTCGCCCACGAACCCGTGCTGATCGGTCGACAGGGCATCTTCACGAACCGGCTGCGGCCGTTCGCCTACCAGCTCTCCTACCGCTCCCCCACCCTCGAACCGCTCGTGTCGGGCTCGTGGAGCGAGTTCCAGCACGAACGAGCCACTGCCCACGTGCTCCGATCGACCTTCGGGCGGACGAACTTCGAGGACGTCTCGCAGGGCCGGTGGCTCTTCGTCCGGTTCCCGCGCGCTTACCTCATGGGCGAGCTTCCGATCCCCGAACGTCCGGACCGGCTCGTCATCGAGGTCGCCGAGCACGTCGAGATCGACCACCAGCTGATCGGCTCCCTCCGGAACCTGCGCGACCGTGGGTTCCGGATCGCCGTGCCCGGGTTCGTCAGCCGGCCCTCGCAGCGACTCCTTCTCCCCCATGCCGACTTCGTCAAGATCGACGTCCGTGACCTCGACGTCGAGGGTCGGCCCGTCGTCGAGCTCGCCCGCTCGTACGGCGCGCTGCTCATCGCGGAGTTCGTCGAGCACAGCTGGCTGCTCGAGCACAGCTGCGACCTGGGCTTCGATCTTCTGCAAGGCAACCTGCTCGAGCCGCCCACCGTCCTGGACAGGTCCGCGGCCCGGATCGCGAGACGTGTCGCGTGA
- a CDS encoding helix-turn-helix domain-containing protein, whose amino-acid sequence MTTIADRVRQGRIDAGLSQTALAGGAFSPSYISLIEAGRREPTDAALAVLAARMGSTVEFLKFGADGPNEARTRLEVDFAKLDVKSGAAASARERISRLDLDRVTHALKVEALLTLARAHEGLGDLESSVAILEPLLVDAQARGHHLDAAGVATGLVASYLEAGDLHRSIEVGERVVLDLEKAGLSGTDEHLRLASTLLWAYVERGDLLYATHRASELVRQADEQGTPRGRGSVYWNAALVAEQRRDYDLAQRYTERALALLDGGEVSRDVPRLRLNYAWLLLRSDPAEPIEALHQLELATPDLVASGSEVELARVDVERSRAHLLLGDSDEAERCARAAIVRLGDQPRLEKAVAQLALGDALHTKGDIVASAEAYKWAADMLGMMSASRQSAAAWRELGDRLLGNRDIAGAAEAFDRALREAGFRPSVPAALLEAWSGSSAS is encoded by the coding sequence ATGACGACCATTGCTGACCGAGTCCGCCAGGGGCGGATCGATGCAGGCCTCTCCCAGACGGCCCTGGCCGGAGGGGCCTTCTCACCGAGCTACATCTCGCTCATCGAGGCCGGTCGACGCGAGCCGACCGACGCGGCGCTCGCTGTCCTCGCCGCCCGGATGGGTTCGACGGTGGAGTTCCTCAAGTTCGGTGCCGACGGCCCGAACGAGGCTCGGACCCGTCTCGAGGTCGACTTCGCCAAGCTCGACGTGAAGTCGGGCGCGGCCGCGTCGGCTCGCGAGCGCATCTCGCGTCTCGACCTCGACCGTGTGACGCACGCGCTCAAGGTGGAGGCTCTGCTGACCCTTGCCCGAGCCCACGAGGGTCTCGGTGATCTGGAGTCGTCGGTCGCCATCCTCGAGCCGCTGCTCGTCGACGCGCAGGCTCGCGGGCACCACCTCGACGCGGCGGGCGTCGCGACGGGCCTGGTCGCCTCGTACCTCGAGGCCGGCGACCTGCACCGGAGCATCGAGGTGGGCGAGCGCGTGGTCCTCGACCTTGAGAAGGCGGGCCTGTCCGGGACGGACGAGCACCTGCGACTGGCCTCGACCCTGCTCTGGGCCTACGTCGAGCGCGGCGACCTCCTGTACGCCACGCACCGCGCCTCGGAGCTGGTGCGGCAGGCCGATGAGCAGGGCACACCGCGCGGTCGGGGCAGCGTCTACTGGAACGCCGCGCTCGTCGCGGAGCAGCGTCGTGACTACGACCTCGCTCAGCGCTACACCGAACGGGCGCTGGCGCTGCTCGACGGCGGCGAGGTGAGCCGGGACGTGCCGCGGCTGCGACTCAACTACGCATGGCTGCTGCTCCGGAGCGATCCGGCAGAGCCGATCGAGGCGCTCCACCAGCTCGAGCTGGCCACTCCCGACCTTGTGGCGTCGGGCTCCGAGGTCGAGCTGGCGCGGGTCGATGTCGAACGGTCGCGGGCGCACCTCCTGCTGGGCGACTCCGACGAGGCGGAGCGGTGTGCGCGAGCAGCCATCGTCCGTCTCGGTGACCAGCCTCGTCTGGAGAAGGCAGTCGCCCAGCTCGCGCTGGGGGACGCGCTGCACACGAAGGGCGACATCGTGGCGTCGGCCGAGGCCTACAAGTGGGCAGCCGACATGCTCGGGATGATGTCCGCGAGCCGGCAGTCGGCGGCCGCATGGCGTGAGCTCGGAGACCGGCTCCTCGGCAACCGCGACATCGCCGGCGCGGCTGAGGCGTTCGACCGGGCGCTGCGGGAAGCCGGGTTCCGGCCGTCTGTCCCGGCCGCGCTGCTCGAGGCGTGGAGCGGGTCCTCGGCGAGCTGA
- the rpsT gene encoding 30S ribosomal protein S20 has product MANIKSQIKRIGTNEKARLRNKAVKSELKTHVRRVREAVAGGDKDAATVALVSASRKLDKAASKGVIHANQAANKKSALAKAVGSL; this is encoded by the coding sequence GTGGCCAACATCAAGTCTCAGATCAAGCGGATCGGCACCAACGAGAAGGCGCGCCTGCGCAACAAGGCCGTCAAGTCGGAGCTCAAGACGCACGTGCGCCGCGTGCGCGAAGCTGTCGCCGGTGGCGACAAGGACGCCGCAACGGTCGCCCTCGTCTCGGCGTCGCGCAAGCTCGACAAGGCGGCGTCCAAGGGCGTCATCCACGCCAACCAGGCAGCGAACAAGAAGTCGGCTCTCGCGAAGGCTGTCGGCAGCCTCTGA
- a CDS encoding type II toxin-antitoxin system PemK/MazF family toxin, which produces MAQSTWNRVLRAGAEILRSVVASAGRPARESGPRAAPRAAPRGRTTSSAPHARADRSPYPGDFTGVVHPRYAPHLDGDADHGEVVWTWVPFEDDPTRGKDRPVLVVGQDARWLLGLMLSSKDHDRDAADEARWGRRWFDVGAGPWDAQRRPSEVRLDRVLRIDPGAVRREGAIMDEATFDRVVAQL; this is translated from the coding sequence GTGGCGCAATCGACGTGGAACCGAGTCCTCCGTGCGGGTGCGGAGATCCTTCGATCCGTGGTCGCGTCGGCGGGACGCCCGGCTCGTGAGAGCGGGCCGCGCGCTGCACCGCGCGCTGCACCCCGGGGCCGCACGACCTCGTCCGCCCCGCACGCACGCGCCGACCGGTCGCCGTATCCCGGCGACTTCACAGGAGTCGTCCACCCGCGGTACGCGCCCCACCTCGACGGTGACGCCGACCACGGTGAGGTCGTCTGGACCTGGGTCCCGTTCGAGGACGACCCGACGCGGGGCAAGGACCGCCCGGTGCTCGTCGTCGGTCAGGACGCGCGGTGGTTGCTCGGGCTCATGCTCTCGAGCAAGGACCACGACCGCGACGCCGCCGACGAGGCCCGGTGGGGCCGTCGCTGGTTCGACGTCGGTGCGGGCCCGTGGGACGCACAGCGACGCCCCAGCGAGGTTCGCCTCGACCGCGTGCTCCGCATCGATCCGGGGGCGGTCCGCCGGGAGGGCGCGATCATGGACGAGGCGACATTCGACCGCGTCGTCGCGCAGCTCTAG
- a CDS encoding circularly permuted type 2 ATP-grasp protein: MEDVFDDYPAGAAWDEMFDHVTGPRPAYKQVHAALSGLSSADLRARADTLARSYLAQGVTFDFAGEERPFPLDVAPRVLSGEEWDHVAPGVAQRVRALEAFLADVYGPQKAVADGVVPRHLIVSSTHFHRAARGIQPPNGVRVHVSGIDVIRDEVGHFRVLEDNVRVPSGVSYVLSNRRAMAQTFPELFAALRIRPVQDYPRRLLAALVAAAPSGVDEPTVVVLTPGVFNSAYFEHSLLARSMGVELVEGRDLFCASGRVWMRTTQGRRRVDVIYRRVDDEFLDPVAFRSDSLLGSPGLMTCARAGTVTIANAVGNGVADDKLVYTYVPDLIRYYLSEEPLLDNVDTWRLEDPGALEEVLDRLDELVVKPVDGSGGKGLVVGPRATRAELDALRARLVEDPRGWVAQPVVQLSTVPTLIGDSLRPRHVDLRPFAVNDGESIWVLPGGLTRVALPEGELVVNSSQGGGSKDTWVLGSGIPRRPPVVAAELPASVPQTTAQNTDPNPSGLRVQVRQQQQSGGAPGTRALTTVQEAPTC, encoded by the coding sequence ATGGAGGACGTGTTCGACGACTACCCGGCAGGCGCAGCGTGGGACGAGATGTTCGACCACGTGACGGGACCTCGTCCGGCGTACAAGCAGGTCCATGCGGCGCTCAGCGGTCTGTCGTCGGCGGACCTGCGCGCACGGGCCGACACGCTCGCGCGCTCGTACCTGGCCCAAGGGGTGACGTTCGACTTCGCGGGTGAGGAGCGACCCTTCCCGCTCGACGTCGCCCCCCGCGTCCTGTCGGGTGAGGAGTGGGACCACGTCGCGCCGGGTGTCGCTCAGCGCGTGCGCGCGCTCGAGGCCTTCCTGGCCGACGTCTACGGCCCGCAGAAGGCCGTCGCGGACGGCGTCGTCCCGCGGCACCTCATCGTCTCCTCGACGCACTTCCACCGGGCGGCACGCGGGATCCAGCCGCCCAACGGCGTCCGCGTGCACGTGTCCGGGATCGACGTCATCCGCGACGAGGTCGGGCACTTCCGCGTCCTCGAGGACAACGTCCGGGTGCCGAGCGGGGTCAGCTACGTGCTGTCCAACCGGCGCGCGATGGCCCAGACGTTCCCTGAGCTGTTCGCCGCACTGCGGATCCGGCCGGTGCAGGACTACCCGCGCCGGCTGCTCGCGGCCCTGGTCGCGGCGGCTCCCTCCGGCGTCGACGAACCGACGGTCGTGGTCCTGACGCCGGGCGTCTTCAACAGCGCGTACTTCGAGCACTCGCTGCTGGCGCGGTCGATGGGCGTCGAGCTCGTCGAGGGACGCGACCTGTTCTGCGCGAGCGGCCGCGTCTGGATGCGCACGACGCAGGGCCGGCGGCGGGTCGACGTCATCTACCGACGGGTGGACGACGAGTTCCTCGACCCGGTCGCGTTCCGTTCCGACTCGCTGCTCGGCAGCCCTGGGCTCATGACGTGTGCCCGGGCGGGCACGGTGACCATCGCCAACGCCGTCGGCAACGGCGTCGCGGACGACAAGCTCGTCTACACCTACGTCCCCGACCTGATCCGGTACTACCTCAGCGAGGAGCCCCTGCTCGACAACGTCGACACGTGGCGCCTCGAGGACCCGGGTGCGCTCGAGGAGGTCCTCGACCGCCTCGACGAGCTCGTCGTGAAGCCCGTCGACGGGTCAGGCGGCAAGGGGCTCGTGGTCGGACCTCGCGCGACCCGCGCCGAGCTCGACGCGTTGCGGGCACGCCTGGTCGAGGACCCGCGCGGCTGGGTCGCACAGCCGGTCGTCCAGCTGTCGACGGTGCCGACGCTGATCGGGGACTCGCTGCGGCCCCGCCACGTCGACCTCCGGCCGTTCGCCGTGAACGACGGCGAGTCGATCTGGGTCCTGCCCGGCGGCCTGACCCGGGTCGCGCTGCCCGAGGGTGAGCTGGTGGTCAACAGCTCGCAGGGCGGCGGGTCGAAGGACACGTGGGTGCTCGGGTCGGGCATACCCCGTCGGCCTCCGGTCGTGGCGGCGGAGCTCCCCGCGAGCGTCCCGCAGACGACGGCCCAGAACACCGACCCCAACCCGAGCGGCCTGCGGGTCCAGGTCAGGCAGCAGCAGCAGTCCGGCGGCGCCCCCGGCACGCGTGCCCTGACGACCGTGCAGGAGGCACCGACGTGCTGA
- a CDS encoding alpha-E domain-containing protein, whose amino-acid sequence MLSRIAESLFWIGRYVERADDTARLLDVHVQSLLEDPWAEEDTACRLLLSVMDRTAPPPEVQVGREEVLEILAYDRVSSSAIAGSLVAARENARRAREIISTDLWECLNASWNRLPAEVHPARPHDYFTWVRERAAVVAGLMDSVTSRDETWQFMVLGRSIERADMTARLLTTRALAGTTGPGWTTLLRSCGAHEAYLRTHRGSASDERAAGFLLLDRLFPRSIVFALGQAEACLTALDPVSDRTGVDEARRHLGLARTRLEYRPLLDVLDSLPDEMESVQRACSAASDAIRMRYFPSGHLTNWVGEAL is encoded by the coding sequence GTGCTGAGCCGCATCGCCGAGTCGCTGTTCTGGATCGGGCGCTACGTCGAGCGTGCCGACGACACGGCCCGTCTCCTGGACGTCCACGTCCAGAGCCTGCTCGAGGACCCGTGGGCGGAGGAGGACACCGCCTGCCGGCTGCTCCTGTCCGTCATGGACCGGACCGCGCCGCCGCCCGAGGTGCAGGTCGGCCGCGAGGAGGTCCTCGAGATTCTGGCGTACGACCGGGTGTCGTCGTCGGCCATCGCCGGGTCACTGGTCGCGGCACGGGAGAACGCCCGCCGCGCGCGGGAGATCATCTCGACGGACCTCTGGGAGTGCCTCAACGCCTCCTGGAACCGGCTGCCCGCGGAGGTCCACCCGGCGCGGCCGCACGACTACTTCACGTGGGTGCGTGAGCGGGCCGCCGTCGTCGCAGGACTCATGGACTCGGTGACGTCGCGTGACGAGACGTGGCAGTTCATGGTGCTGGGGCGGTCGATCGAGCGCGCCGACATGACCGCGCGCCTCCTGACGACGCGCGCGCTCGCGGGCACGACGGGTCCGGGGTGGACGACCCTGCTGCGCTCGTGCGGCGCGCACGAGGCCTACCTGCGGACCCATCGAGGGTCGGCCTCCGACGAGCGGGCCGCGGGCTTCCTGCTGCTCGACCGGCTGTTCCCCCGCTCGATCGTGTTCGCGCTCGGCCAGGCCGAGGCGTGCCTCACGGCGCTCGACCCCGTCAGCGACCGCACCGGTGTCGACGAGGCGCGCCGGCACCTCGGGCTTGCGCGCACGCGCCTCGAGTACCGCCCGCTCCTCGACGTCCTGGACTCGCTGCCCGACGAGATGGAGAGCGTGCAGCGCGCGTGCTCGGCGGCGAGCGACGCGATCCGGATGCGGTACTTCCCGTCCGGTCACCTCACCAACTGGGTCGGAGAGGCGCTATGA
- a CDS encoding transglutaminase family protein, with amino-acid sequence MSRLHVVHTTSIRYAGPVTASYNEARMTPLAQPGQTVLETRLDIQPLTWSYEYRDYWGSSVTAFEVLAPHELLVVVAEHRIDIHERTPAKATTGWDTVRGPELRDRLAEFLADTPTTLAPDEVVELAARNAHGRDPNEAATAICGELRDELEYVPGVTAVHTPASEAWAARKGVCQDMAHLAAGALRSVGIPVRYVSGYLYPSSDGEVGEVLVGQSHAWIEWWAGEWHPYDPTNRVPAGPQHVVLARGRSYDDVAPLRGIFAGPGTQDLDVQVQITRES; translated from the coding sequence ATGAGCCGTCTGCATGTGGTGCACACGACGTCGATCCGCTACGCGGGCCCCGTCACGGCGTCGTACAACGAGGCGCGCATGACGCCGCTCGCCCAGCCCGGCCAGACCGTGCTCGAGACGCGGCTCGACATCCAGCCGCTCACGTGGTCGTACGAGTACCGCGACTACTGGGGCAGCTCCGTCACGGCCTTCGAGGTGCTCGCGCCGCACGAGCTGCTCGTCGTGGTCGCCGAGCACCGGATCGACATCCACGAGCGGACGCCCGCCAAGGCGACGACCGGGTGGGACACGGTGCGGGGTCCGGAGCTGCGTGACCGGCTCGCGGAGTTCCTCGCGGACACCCCGACGACGCTGGCCCCGGACGAGGTCGTCGAGCTCGCCGCCAGGAACGCCCACGGTCGGGACCCGAACGAGGCCGCGACGGCGATCTGCGGCGAGCTGCGCGACGAGCTCGAGTACGTCCCGGGAGTGACAGCGGTGCACACGCCGGCGTCCGAGGCGTGGGCCGCTCGCAAGGGGGTCTGCCAGGACATGGCCCACCTGGCCGCCGGGGCCCTGCGCAGCGTCGGCATCCCCGTCAGGTACGTCTCGGGCTACCTGTACCCGAGCAGCGACGGCGAGGTCGGCGAGGTCCTCGTCGGGCAGTCGCACGCCTGGATCGAGTGGTGGGCGGGCGAGTGGCACCCGTACGACCCCACGAACCGCGTGCCCGCGGGCCCGCAGCACGTCGTGCTGGCGCGGGGAAGGTCGTACGACGACGTGGCTCCGCTGCGCGGGATCTTCGCCGGCCCCGGGACGCAGGACCTCGACGTCCAGGTCCAGATCACCCGCGAGTCGTGA
- a CDS encoding GGDEF and EAL domain-containing protein: protein MGTADPRPATSSPIMSRVLIDALQEGLLIADSDGRVIEANAAAATILGLTREQVIGGRFDASGRGATTIDGTPFRHEDRPSVIAARTGEPASAVVGLRPETTDPLWLRLSVNPIPLPDGESDEPGRPALIMTMVDVTAERLRADELRRSEERFRLTFEDAAIGMAIVSLDGRFLQVNQALVQSLGIPRAELLALTFQEITHPDDIDADLEQLALLLDGAIHGYQIDKRYVTPSGTVIRARLTVSLAHDAAGRPLHFISQVEDVTATRRAQDVLEQRALYDHLTGLANRSLLLDRLNHALAMHARNDKLVAVVFADLDHFKRINDSLGHDAGDRMLRIVADRMRTSVRPGDTVARIGGDEFVVVLEQIDSADQAGELLQRIQTSVELPLQLDGHLLLPAMSAGLTVDDGGGDALRVLRDADTAMYVAKNTGRGRWVAFREEHRRAAVDRLSVEEDLRAAIEHGDFELHYQPIVELASRVVSGYEALVRWRHPERGLVLPESFIAIADDADLTPEVGSWVLREAVGFLARHPEMPGRLYINVSPRELGRVSIEPEDHTDRRPPDLARLIAQTLEAEGVDPSRLGIEISEVAVLEATEHTRAELASIARLGVAVLLDDFGTGYSALLSALAAPVTGLKLDRSFTARLGEAGAADRVSAAVAAVVGALGSYGIAAGLETEEQAAAALAHGWEHGQGWLFGRPLPEGLMTPLVALQE, encoded by the coding sequence GTGGGCACCGCGGACCCGCGCCCAGCCACGAGCAGCCCGATCATGTCCCGGGTGCTGATCGACGCGCTGCAAGAGGGCCTGCTGATCGCCGACTCCGACGGACGGGTCATCGAGGCCAACGCGGCAGCGGCGACCATCTTGGGACTGACCCGTGAGCAGGTGATCGGCGGCCGGTTCGACGCATCCGGCCGTGGCGCCACCACGATCGACGGCACACCGTTCCGTCATGAGGACCGACCGTCCGTGATCGCGGCCCGCACCGGTGAGCCCGCGAGCGCTGTGGTCGGGCTGCGGCCGGAGACGACCGACCCGCTGTGGCTGCGCCTGTCGGTGAACCCGATCCCGCTGCCCGACGGCGAGAGCGACGAACCCGGACGACCGGCCCTCATCATGACGATGGTCGACGTGACGGCCGAGCGGCTGCGCGCCGACGAGCTCCGCCGCAGCGAGGAGCGGTTCCGGCTCACCTTCGAGGATGCCGCGATCGGCATGGCGATCGTGTCGCTCGACGGCCGGTTCCTCCAGGTGAACCAGGCGCTGGTCCAGAGCCTCGGCATCCCCCGCGCCGAGCTCCTCGCCCTCACCTTCCAGGAGATCACCCATCCGGACGACATCGACGCCGACCTCGAGCAGCTCGCGCTGCTGCTCGACGGCGCCATCCACGGCTATCAGATCGACAAGCGGTACGTGACACCGTCCGGGACCGTCATCCGGGCTCGTCTGACGGTCTCGCTCGCGCACGACGCGGCGGGACGACCTCTGCACTTCATCAGCCAGGTCGAGGACGTGACGGCGACGCGGCGCGCGCAGGACGTCCTCGAGCAGCGCGCGTTGTACGACCACCTGACCGGCCTGGCCAACCGCTCGCTCCTCCTCGACCGGCTCAACCACGCACTCGCGATGCACGCGCGCAACGACAAGCTCGTCGCCGTGGTCTTCGCCGACCTCGACCACTTCAAGCGGATCAACGACTCGCTCGGTCACGACGCCGGCGACCGCATGCTGCGCATCGTCGCCGACCGCATGCGCACGTCCGTCCGCCCCGGCGACACGGTCGCCCGGATCGGCGGCGACGAGTTCGTCGTCGTCCTCGAGCAGATCGACTCGGCCGACCAGGCCGGCGAGCTGCTCCAACGGATCCAGACGTCCGTCGAGCTGCCGCTGCAGCTCGACGGGCACCTGCTCCTCCCGGCGATGAGCGCGGGGTTGACGGTCGACGACGGCGGCGGTGACGCGCTGCGCGTCCTGCGGGACGCCGACACCGCGATGTACGTCGCGAAGAACACCGGCAGGGGCCGCTGGGTCGCGTTCCGCGAGGAGCACCGTCGCGCGGCCGTCGACCGGCTGTCCGTCGAGGAAGACCTCCGCGCCGCGATCGAGCACGGCGACTTCGAGCTGCACTACCAGCCGATCGTCGAGCTCGCCTCGCGCGTGGTTTCCGGCTACGAGGCGCTCGTGCGCTGGCGCCACCCGGAGCGCGGCCTGGTCCTGCCCGAGTCGTTCATCGCGATCGCCGACGACGCCGACCTGACGCCCGAGGTCGGGTCCTGGGTGCTCCGGGAGGCTGTCGGCTTCCTTGCCCGGCACCCCGAGATGCCCGGCAGGCTGTACATCAACGTGTCACCTCGCGAGCTCGGCCGGGTGAGTATTGAGCCCGAGGACCACACCGATCGCCGCCCCCCCGATCTCGCCCGGCTGATCGCGCAGACCCTCGAGGCGGAGGGCGTCGACCCGAGCCGGCTCGGGATCGAGATCTCCGAGGTGGCGGTCCTCGAGGCGACCGAGCACACGCGGGCCGAGCTCGCGAGCATCGCCCGGCTGGGGGTCGCCGTGCTCCTGGACGACTTCGGCACCGGGTACTCCGCGCTGCTGTCGGCCCTCGCGGCGCCCGTCACCGGTCTCAAGCTCGACCGGTCGTTCACGGCCCGGCTCGGCGAGGCCGGTGCCGCCGACCGGGTGAGCGCGGCCGTCGCGGCGGTGGTCGGGGCGCTCGGCAGCTACGGCATCGCGGCGGGCCTCGAGACCGAGGAGCAGGCAGCGGCCGCGCTCGCGCACGGCTGGGAGCACGGGCAGGGCTGGCTCTTCGGCCGGCCGCTTCCCGAGGGGCTCATGACCCCGCTCGTCGCGCTTCAGGAGTGA